In Vulgatibacter sp., a single genomic region encodes these proteins:
- a CDS encoding response regulator codes for MFRLVDLKPLAVDNGQNGAASFGYHGNSVGNPKAPNSRRWLVGASMPGKYFTTFEASRLLGVSLPTIVNWIKANRLKAHKTPGGHRRISREDLLGFLRKYQMPVPAELAAETDRALRILAVDDDPDERDLLRAILEGNGYEVELAANGFEAGLLVGAFKPDAVVMDLMMPAMDGFSALAALRKREETADTPVVACSGLSDPASRQKVIAAGFDGHVVKPYPHEELLDLLTRLLRGEPERMARSSH; via the coding sequence ATGTTCCGCTTGGTTGATCTCAAGCCGCTTGCAGTGGACAATGGCCAGAACGGGGCGGCGAGTTTCGGCTATCATGGGAACTCGGTCGGGAACCCCAAAGCTCCAAATTCACGCAGGTGGTTGGTAGGCGCCTCCATGCCCGGGAAATACTTCACCACATTCGAAGCGAGCCGGCTGCTTGGCGTGTCGTTGCCCACGATCGTCAACTGGATCAAGGCCAACCGCCTCAAGGCTCACAAGACGCCCGGTGGCCATCGGCGCATCTCCCGCGAGGATCTGCTCGGATTCCTGCGGAAGTACCAGATGCCGGTACCCGCGGAGCTCGCTGCCGAGACGGATCGCGCCTTGCGCATCCTCGCGGTCGACGACGATCCGGACGAGCGTGACCTGCTCCGTGCCATCCTCGAGGGGAACGGCTACGAGGTGGAGCTCGCCGCCAACGGCTTCGAGGCCGGGCTCCTCGTCGGTGCCTTCAAGCCCGACGCCGTGGTCATGGACCTGATGATGCCGGCGATGGACGGCTTCTCCGCGCTGGCAGCGCTCCGCAAGCGCGAGGAAACCGCCGATACGCCGGTGGTCGCCTGCTCGGGTCTGTCGGACCCCGCCTCGCGGCAGAAAGTGATCGCCGCGGGCTTCGACGGCCACGTGGTGAAGCCCTATCCCCACGAGGAGTTGCTCGATCTGCTCACGCGCCTCCTCCGGGGCGAGCCCGAGCGGATGGCGCGCAGCAGCCACTAA
- a CDS encoding PleD family two-component system response regulator — protein MEQQADQKPKVIIVDDDRETREMLTLALELEDFEVAQAANGLRLISILHVDRPDVILLDVMMSWIDGFELCRSIKKNEEFRDIPVIFVSAKKTPEDVREGYEAGAVDYFPKPVDVDKLVARIGQLLEERRRS, from the coding sequence ATGGAGCAGCAGGCCGATCAGAAGCCGAAGGTGATCATCGTCGACGACGACCGCGAGACGCGGGAGATGCTGACGCTCGCCCTCGAGCTCGAGGATTTCGAGGTGGCGCAGGCAGCCAACGGGCTGCGGCTGATCTCGATCCTCCACGTCGATCGTCCGGACGTGATCCTCCTCGACGTGATGATGAGCTGGATCGACGGCTTCGAGCTCTGTCGCTCGATCAAGAAGAACGAGGAGTTCCGGGACATCCCGGTGATCTTCGTCTCGGCGAAGAAGACCCCGGAGGACGTCCGGGAGGGCTACGAGGCGGGTGCGGTCGACTACTTTCCCAAGCCGGTGGACGTGGACAAGCTCGTGGCCCGCATCGGACAGCTCCTCGAGGAGCGGAGGCGTTCGTGA
- a CDS encoding polyprenyl synthetase family protein produces the protein MNSFDLDAWLGDRRGRIERLLAERAGGWRVGTPERLAEAMAYSLLGGGKRLRPVLALAAFEACGGLPDDEPVIRDYAVALESIHTYSLVHDDLPAMDDDDLRRGRPTCHKVFGEATAILAGDALLTEAFGLLADGPQQQRARLVALLARAAGATGMVGGQQLDLDMTGRRHGDDLPPLEAVETIHRAKTGALLAASVEGGAVAARASEERVASLRIYGEALGLAFQIADDILDVVGDPEQMGKRGRGDEAKGKPTYPALVGLDRARALARNARDRAVEALEGMGEAAAALHALADYAIDRVH, from the coding sequence GTGAACTCCTTTGATCTCGACGCCTGGCTGGGCGACCGCCGCGGCCGGATCGAGCGGCTACTCGCAGAGCGGGCCGGCGGCTGGCGCGTCGGTACCCCGGAGCGGCTCGCCGAGGCGATGGCCTACAGCCTCCTCGGCGGCGGCAAGCGGCTGCGGCCCGTGCTGGCGCTGGCAGCCTTCGAAGCCTGCGGCGGTCTACCTGACGACGAGCCGGTGATCCGCGACTACGCGGTGGCCCTCGAGTCGATCCACACCTACTCGCTGGTCCACGACGACCTGCCGGCCATGGACGACGACGACCTCCGCCGCGGCAGGCCGACCTGCCACAAGGTCTTCGGCGAGGCCACCGCGATCCTCGCCGGTGATGCCCTGCTCACCGAGGCCTTCGGTCTCCTGGCCGACGGGCCGCAGCAGCAGCGCGCCAGGCTGGTGGCGCTCCTGGCCAGGGCTGCAGGGGCGACCGGCATGGTGGGGGGCCAGCAGCTCGATCTCGACATGACCGGTCGCAGGCACGGTGACGATCTGCCGCCGCTCGAGGCGGTCGAGACCATCCACCGGGCCAAGACCGGGGCGCTCCTCGCTGCCTCGGTGGAGGGTGGGGCGGTCGCCGCCAGGGCGAGCGAGGAACGGGTCGCCTCCTTGCGCATCTACGGCGAGGCCCTCGGTCTCGCCTTCCAGATCGCCGACGACATCCTCGACGTGGTGGGTGACCCCGAACAGATGGGCAAGCGCGGCAGGGGCGACGAGGCGAAGGGCAAGCCCACCTACCCGGCACTGGTCGGGCTGGACCGGGCTCGGGCGCTCGCCCGGAACGCCCGGGATCGGGCGGTGGAAGCCCTGGAAGGCATGGGTGAGGCGGCGGCCGCGCTCCACGCGCTGGCCGACTACGCGATCGACCGCGTGCACTGA
- the xseA gene encoding exodeoxyribonuclease VII large subunit encodes MTREERDQLDLFGAAAQDEPAPAAAETAAPRRRGERQPGRGRARTAGRAAEEVAAGAAPPTPGMRSTPREPAVAEPAAPGPVEPAPVAPVPPQRPPPAPAAGRGAWLRSAIHARLAGEAAPAPEPAAQRVLSVAELAQQIRGSLEERFAVVHVRGEISNLRQPGSGHLYFSLKDDSACIRAVLFRGQARQLRFRPENGQEVIARGRVGFYESGGDTQIVCDSLEPVGAGALAVAFEQLKGRLAAEGLFDPARKRRLPFLPRRIGVVTSPTGAAVRDFLRVLHRRFPGIPVLVAPARVQGDGAAAEIAAGVRRLGARGDCDVVVVTRGGGSIEDLWAFNEEVVARAIAACPVPVVSAVGHEVDFTIADFVADLRAPTPTGAAEILAPVETELRASLAVARTRLSRAALRRMEQCRAATHRLAARLGDPRRHIAGERLRTDERLQRLAILERRVLGAERARLRELAQRLRQAHPALQVKARRRELGELRERLRSAAGRGLAGRGTALRTLREELQRRSPHQRVLREGARVGELWGRLEHAQRRLLDRQRSRRTDLASRLHSLSPLQVLARGYAVAFRASGAVLLSAADAAPGERLHLELADGALAVEVVGPAAPRKSAAGAFESSKGPFDPGEGGR; translated from the coding sequence GTGACGCGAGAGGAACGGGACCAGCTCGACCTGTTCGGCGCCGCGGCGCAGGACGAACCTGCACCGGCTGCTGCCGAGACGGCCGCGCCGCGCCGGCGGGGCGAGCGCCAGCCGGGCAGGGGACGGGCACGGACGGCGGGCCGCGCCGCGGAGGAGGTGGCCGCCGGCGCGGCCCCCCCGACACCGGGGATGCGCTCGACGCCCCGGGAGCCCGCTGTTGCAGAGCCGGCCGCGCCGGGACCGGTGGAGCCGGCGCCGGTCGCGCCCGTACCGCCGCAGCGCCCGCCTCCAGCTCCCGCAGCAGGGAGGGGGGCCTGGCTCCGCTCGGCGATCCACGCCAGGCTCGCAGGAGAAGCGGCGCCGGCGCCTGAGCCTGCCGCCCAGCGGGTGCTCAGCGTCGCCGAGCTCGCCCAGCAGATCCGCGGATCTCTCGAGGAGCGCTTCGCCGTGGTCCACGTGCGAGGCGAGATCTCCAACCTGCGGCAGCCCGGATCGGGGCATCTCTACTTCAGCCTCAAGGACGACAGCGCCTGCATCCGCGCCGTCCTCTTCCGCGGCCAGGCGCGGCAGCTCCGGTTCCGCCCCGAGAACGGGCAGGAGGTGATCGCCCGGGGCCGGGTCGGATTCTACGAGAGCGGCGGCGACACGCAGATCGTCTGCGACTCCCTCGAGCCGGTGGGCGCCGGCGCGCTGGCGGTGGCCTTCGAGCAGCTCAAGGGGCGCCTCGCTGCGGAGGGGCTCTTCGATCCCGCCCGCAAGCGGCGGCTGCCCTTCCTGCCCCGGCGGATCGGCGTCGTCACCAGCCCCACCGGTGCTGCGGTCCGGGATTTCCTCCGGGTGCTCCACCGCCGCTTCCCCGGGATCCCCGTGCTGGTGGCGCCTGCCCGGGTGCAGGGCGATGGTGCTGCAGCGGAGATCGCCGCCGGCGTGCGCCGGCTCGGCGCACGGGGCGATTGCGACGTGGTCGTCGTCACCCGCGGCGGCGGATCGATCGAGGACCTCTGGGCCTTCAACGAGGAGGTGGTCGCCCGGGCCATCGCCGCCTGCCCGGTGCCGGTGGTCTCGGCGGTGGGCCATGAGGTCGACTTCACCATCGCGGACTTCGTCGCCGACCTGCGCGCCCCGACGCCAACGGGCGCAGCCGAGATCCTCGCGCCGGTGGAGACCGAGCTGCGGGCCTCTCTGGCGGTGGCGCGGACGAGGCTCTCCCGTGCTGCGCTCCGGCGGATGGAGCAGTGCCGCGCCGCGACGCACCGGCTCGCCGCCCGGCTCGGCGACCCGCGCCGCCACATCGCCGGCGAGCGCCTCCGCACCGACGAGCGGCTCCAGCGTCTCGCCATCCTGGAGCGGCGGGTGCTGGGGGCCGAACGGGCTCGGCTTCGCGAGCTGGCCCAGCGGCTGCGGCAGGCCCACCCAGCGTTGCAGGTGAAGGCCCGCCGCCGCGAGCTGGGCGAATTGCGCGAGCGGCTGCGCTCCGCAGCCGGCAGGGGCCTGGCCGGAAGGGGAACGGCACTCCGGACCCTACGCGAGGAGCTGCAGCGCCGTTCTCCGCACCAGCGGGTGCTGCGCGAGGGGGCCCGTGTCGGCGAGCTCTGGGGGCGGCTCGAACACGCGCAGCGGCGCCTTCTCGACAGGCAGCGCAGCAGGCGGACCGATCTGGCGAGCCGGCTCCATTCGCTCTCGCCCCTGCAGGTTCTCGCGCGGGGCTATGCGGTGGCGTTCCGGGCCAGCGGCGCGGTCCTCCTTTCGGCTGCCGATGCGGCGCCAGGAGAGCGGCTCCATCTCGAGCTGGCGGACGGCGCGCTCGCCGTCGAGGTGGTGGGTCCGGCAGCGCCTCGGAAGAGCGCTGCAGGGGCCTTCGAGAGCAGCAAAGGTCCATTTGACCCCGGAGAGGGCGGGCGCTAA
- a CDS encoding alpha/beta hydrolase — MSSPTHREGFFAAGDNLRLFWRAITPADPKAWVGVVHGYGEHCGRYRELFDHLAERGIASLAFDYRGHGQADGRRGHVDRFSDYLEDLRRFTDRLRGEAGQLPTFLLGHSLGGLILARWLLEPGGARELAGAIFASPYLQLAFEAPRLKVAAARLIGKVVPWAPLNNELTSQQLTRDEEMQRRVDRDPLYNRTVTPRWFDEATAAQALVREDAGGITLPALVLVPEGDPIASPAANVRFFEALGSSDKELRRYPEARHELFNELPETRRQAMEDVAAWILSRSR, encoded by the coding sequence TTGAGCAGCCCCACCCACCGCGAGGGATTCTTTGCAGCCGGCGACAACCTCCGGCTCTTCTGGCGAGCGATCACGCCTGCCGACCCGAAGGCCTGGGTCGGCGTGGTCCATGGCTACGGCGAGCATTGCGGTCGTTACCGTGAACTCTTCGATCACCTGGCGGAACGCGGCATCGCGTCGCTGGCCTTCGACTACCGGGGCCACGGGCAGGCGGACGGCAGGCGCGGGCACGTCGATCGCTTCTCGGACTACCTCGAGGACCTCCGGCGCTTCACCGATCGGCTCCGCGGCGAGGCAGGGCAGCTGCCCACCTTCCTGCTCGGCCATTCGCTCGGCGGGCTGATCCTGGCGCGCTGGCTCCTCGAGCCGGGTGGTGCCCGCGAGCTCGCCGGCGCGATCTTCGCCTCCCCCTACCTCCAGCTCGCCTTCGAGGCGCCGCGGCTCAAGGTCGCCGCGGCGCGGCTGATCGGGAAGGTGGTGCCCTGGGCGCCGCTGAACAACGAGCTGACCAGCCAGCAGCTCACCCGCGACGAGGAGATGCAGCGGCGCGTCGATCGCGATCCGCTCTACAACCGCACGGTGACGCCGCGCTGGTTCGACGAGGCGACGGCGGCGCAGGCGCTGGTGCGGGAGGACGCCGGCGGGATCACCCTGCCTGCGCTCGTGCTGGTGCCGGAGGGCGATCCGATCGCCAGCCCGGCGGCGAACGTGCGTTTCTTCGAGGCGCTGGGCAGCAGCGACAAGGAGCTGCGCCGCTACCCCGAGGCGCGGCACGAGCTCTTCAACGAATTGCCGGAGACCCGGCGGCAGGCGATGGAAGACGTGGCCGCGTGGATTCTTTCCCGGAGCAGGTGA
- the dxs gene encoding 1-deoxy-D-xylulose-5-phosphate synthase has translation MALLETIDGPEDLKALKEEELPALCREIRDEIIATCAAGNGAHLGASLGAVELVVAMHYVFDSPQDRIVFDVGHQAYAHKLLTGRRKEFRSIRQEGGLAGFPERAESEHDAFGVGHASTAISAGLGMIEARRVKGESGRVIALVGDGGMTGGVAFEGLNQAGYLERDLIVILNDNEMSISPNVGAMSEWFSKKFAGHTFNRWRRSVKEVLYALPHGDQAIEGIRRAIDSSKALLTPGILFEGLGFQYIGPTDGHDVLSMVRILRQVATEIDGPVLIHTRTTKGKGYGPAESDLRTRGHGLTNFEVATGRSVAKKPAVPTWTEFFAEAVSEHMAKDANVVAITAAMLEGTGLVKTRERFPQRVYDVGIAEQHAVTFAAGLACEGLRPVTAIYSTFLQRAYDQIVHDVALQNLPVVFALDRGGLVGADGKTHQGAFDIAYLRCIPNLVVMAPADEQELRNMLATSLAIDGASAFRYPRGSGLGVPLLPPEILPIGRGRILHPGGSKPDVVVLGYGPMAHAAVAAAKALHGEGIRAVVVDPRFAKPLDTELICDLASTTGRVVTVEEGCLPGGFGSGVLEALQENGLLVPVKRLGLPDDFVTHGNADKQKARFGLDATGIAAAVRSLLDGARAGVQAG, from the coding sequence ATGGCGCTTCTCGAGACGATTGACGGACCGGAAGATCTCAAGGCGCTCAAGGAAGAGGAGCTTCCTGCGCTCTGCCGCGAGATCCGCGACGAGATCATCGCAACGTGCGCTGCCGGCAACGGCGCGCATCTCGGCGCTTCGCTCGGAGCGGTCGAGCTCGTGGTGGCGATGCACTACGTCTTCGACAGCCCGCAGGATCGCATCGTCTTCGACGTTGGCCACCAGGCCTATGCGCACAAGCTGCTGACCGGCCGCCGGAAGGAGTTCCGCAGCATCCGGCAGGAGGGCGGCCTCGCCGGCTTCCCCGAGCGCGCGGAGTCGGAGCACGACGCCTTCGGCGTCGGTCACGCCAGCACCGCGATCTCCGCCGGCCTCGGCATGATCGAGGCGCGCCGGGTGAAGGGCGAGAGCGGCCGCGTGATCGCGCTGGTCGGCGACGGCGGCATGACCGGCGGCGTGGCCTTCGAGGGCCTCAACCAGGCGGGCTATCTCGAGCGCGATCTCATCGTCATCCTCAACGACAACGAGATGTCGATCAGCCCGAACGTCGGCGCGATGTCGGAGTGGTTCTCGAAGAAGTTCGCGGGCCATACCTTCAACCGCTGGCGGCGCAGCGTGAAGGAGGTCCTCTACGCGCTCCCCCACGGCGATCAGGCGATCGAGGGGATCCGGCGCGCCATCGACTCCTCCAAGGCGCTGCTCACCCCCGGCATCCTCTTCGAGGGGCTCGGCTTCCAGTACATCGGGCCGACCGACGGCCACGACGTGCTCTCGATGGTCCGGATCCTCCGGCAGGTGGCCACCGAGATCGACGGGCCGGTGCTCATCCACACCCGCACCACCAAGGGCAAGGGCTACGGCCCCGCGGAGAGCGACCTGCGCACCCGCGGCCACGGCCTCACCAACTTCGAGGTGGCCACCGGCCGCTCGGTGGCGAAGAAGCCAGCGGTGCCGACCTGGACCGAGTTCTTCGCCGAGGCGGTCTCCGAGCACATGGCGAAGGACGCCAACGTGGTGGCGATCACCGCGGCGATGCTCGAGGGGACGGGGCTGGTGAAGACCCGGGAGCGCTTCCCGCAGCGGGTCTACGACGTGGGCATCGCCGAGCAGCACGCGGTGACCTTCGCCGCCGGCCTCGCCTGCGAGGGCTTGCGCCCGGTCACCGCGATCTACTCGACCTTCCTGCAGCGCGCCTACGATCAGATCGTCCACGACGTGGCGCTCCAGAACCTCCCGGTGGTTTTTGCCCTCGACCGTGGCGGCCTCGTCGGCGCCGACGGCAAGACCCACCAGGGCGCCTTCGACATCGCCTACCTGCGCTGCATCCCCAACCTCGTGGTGATGGCGCCTGCGGACGAGCAGGAGCTGCGCAACATGCTCGCCACTTCGCTGGCGATCGACGGCGCCTCCGCCTTCCGCTACCCCCGTGGCTCCGGCCTCGGCGTGCCGCTCCTTCCGCCGGAGATCCTTCCGATCGGCAGGGGGCGCATCCTCCACCCCGGCGGCAGCAAGCCGGACGTGGTGGTCCTCGGCTACGGTCCGATGGCCCACGCTGCGGTGGCTGCAGCGAAGGCCCTCCACGGCGAGGGGATCCGGGCCGTGGTGGTCGATCCCCGCTTCGCCAAGCCCCTCGACACCGAGCTGATCTGCGATCTCGCCTCCACGACGGGCCGCGTGGTCACGGTGGAGGAGGGCTGCCTGCCCGGCGGCTTCGGCTCCGGCGTGCTCGAGGCGCTGCAGGAGAACGGCCTGCTCGTCCCGGTGAAGCGGCTCGGTCTCCCGGACGACTTCGTGACCCACGGCAACGCCGACAAGCAGAAGGCCCGCTTCGGCCTCGACGCCACCGGTATCGCCGCTGCGGTGCGGTCGCTGCTCGACGGCGCCCGCGCCGGCGTCCAGGCGGGCTGA
- a CDS encoding polymer-forming cytoskeletal protein yields MDSFPEQVMSEQVVTVVGPGTVIRGEVRCAGDLLVHGRIEGAVSCGGALQLEPGGVIEAEVRARSAVLAGKVRGDVSVIEAAELATSCRMLGDLRAARVAIAPGAAVRGRVELGDVSDDDDAVWGAAEDAQAGAFPEPPDVDETPGPATEEAPVAAAAAAEEPPANVEAPAAVPPPEVAPPQERSDAAPAAAARPPPPPPLPASALALGARSAVVLKR; encoded by the coding sequence GTGGATTCTTTCCCGGAGCAGGTGATGTCCGAGCAGGTGGTGACGGTGGTCGGCCCGGGGACGGTGATCCGCGGCGAGGTCCGGTGCGCAGGCGATCTCCTGGTGCACGGGCGGATCGAGGGGGCGGTGAGCTGCGGCGGCGCGCTGCAACTCGAGCCCGGCGGCGTGATCGAGGCCGAGGTCCGGGCGCGGAGCGCGGTGCTCGCCGGCAAGGTCCGCGGCGACGTGAGCGTGATCGAGGCGGCGGAGCTGGCCACGAGCTGCAGGATGCTCGGCGACTTGCGCGCCGCGCGGGTGGCGATCGCGCCCGGCGCCGCGGTCCGGGGCAGGGTGGAGCTGGGCGACGTCAGCGACGACGACGATGCAGTCTGGGGCGCGGCGGAGGATGCGCAGGCAGGCGCGTTCCCCGAGCCGCCGGACGTGGACGAGACGCCGGGCCCCGCGACCGAAGAAGCGCCGGTGGCTGCGGCTGCTGCAGCCGAGGAGCCCCCCGCTAACGTCGAGGCCCCTGCAGCGGTGCCGCCTCCCGAGGTTGCGCCGCCGCAGGAGCGGAGCGATGCAGCCCCGGCAGCAGCGGCCCGCCCGCCGCCGCCGCCGCCGCTGCCCGCCTCGGCCCTGGCGCTCGGGGCCCGCTCCGCCGTCGTACTCAAGCGCTGA
- a CDS encoding TlyA family RNA methyltransferase: MAARRERIDKLLVERGLADTRARAQALVMAGEVLAGEHRVDKPGQLVDVELPLRLKGEGLRYVSRGALKLEGALDTFAIDPTGMRCVDLGASTGGFTDLLLQRGAEAVWAVDVGYGQLHEKLRQDPRVRSFERINARHVGLEELGAEPFDLGVMDLSFISLALVLPAAVGLIRTGGQLVMLVKPQFEVGPQDVGKGGVVRDPAARLAAIEKIRRICGEDLGLEILGCIDSPVHGPAGNVEALLWVRRS, encoded by the coding sequence ATGGCCGCGCGCAGGGAGCGCATCGACAAGCTGCTGGTCGAGCGCGGTCTGGCCGACACCAGGGCCAGGGCCCAGGCCCTGGTCATGGCCGGCGAGGTCCTCGCCGGTGAGCACCGCGTCGACAAGCCCGGCCAGCTGGTGGACGTGGAGCTGCCCCTCCGGCTCAAGGGCGAGGGGCTTCGCTACGTCTCCCGCGGCGCCCTCAAGCTCGAGGGGGCGCTGGACACCTTCGCCATCGACCCGACCGGCATGCGCTGCGTCGACCTCGGCGCCTCCACCGGCGGCTTCACCGACCTGCTGCTCCAGCGGGGCGCCGAGGCGGTCTGGGCCGTGGACGTGGGCTATGGCCAGCTCCACGAGAAGCTCCGGCAGGATCCGCGGGTCCGCTCCTTCGAGCGGATCAATGCCCGGCACGTGGGCCTCGAGGAGCTGGGGGCCGAGCCCTTCGACCTCGGGGTGATGGACCTCTCCTTCATCTCGCTGGCCCTGGTCCTCCCTGCGGCAGTGGGGCTGATCCGCACCGGGGGCCAGCTGGTGATGCTGGTCAAACCGCAGTTCGAGGTGGGCCCGCAGGACGTCGGCAAGGGCGGGGTGGTCCGCGATCCCGCTGCGCGGCTCGCTGCGATCGAGAAGATCCGGCGGATCTGCGGTGAGGACCTCGGCCTCGAGATCCTCGGCTGCATCGACTCGCCGGTTCACGGACCGGCAGGCAACGTGGAAGCGCTGCTCTGGGTTCGTCGGTCCTGA
- a CDS encoding tetratricopeptide repeat protein: MTRRLLPILVLLAAPVAAGAEPRPRPDVDTEAIREALRASPRGGSYASSRAYAHYLNARLAEDAGELQRALEELRLAVIYDDTSADLRVALAWLYARTEELERAATEIDRALRITPAHAGAHVLLGKVRAAQHRRGEAAKALEEAIRLDPQEPEPWLVLARLHADFGGWQEAEAVASRYGQVHRRNGAPWRLLATTAWERDEPERTRRYLAQAVTVDPDDATSRLRLALLESQRGNERRAEALYAEVLRLDPSDPQALAGAGSLALRRGDGVAARAYFQQLLGTARDPVGAALQVTAAWRSAHRPDEALSTLDQALRADVGASRLHFARAMVLASLGRHREAIEAFAAVPEEAGPVHVVALARKAESLSLEGHHTEARAALERALLLLRPGADEAGRVYAVVPGIFRRAGAAARGLALLEPLAAEREDPALVVAVAEILQDLGRDAQAQALLAGALAQAPGEEGLIFALAAARERAGDVDGAVGLVQALLRGDPDNASALNFVGYVWADQGIHLDEARALLQRALELRPDEPYFLDSLGWCEVRLGNLEAGIRLLERARALVPREAVVLHHLAEAFHLAGRDADADRLWEEALQLLARDPDPRVLAEIEKARQAARQRAARR; the protein is encoded by the coding sequence ATGACGCGTCGCCTTCTTCCCATCCTCGTCCTCCTGGCCGCGCCCGTGGCAGCGGGGGCGGAGCCGCGCCCGCGGCCGGACGTCGACACCGAGGCGATTCGGGAGGCGTTGCGGGCGAGCCCGCGGGGCGGGTCCTACGCCAGCTCGCGGGCCTACGCCCACTACCTCAACGCCCGCCTCGCCGAGGATGCAGGGGAGCTGCAGCGCGCCCTCGAAGAGCTGCGCCTCGCGGTGATCTACGACGACACCTCCGCGGATCTGCGGGTCGCGCTGGCCTGGCTCTACGCCCGCACCGAAGAGCTCGAACGCGCCGCGACGGAGATCGACCGGGCCCTGCGGATCACCCCGGCGCACGCCGGCGCCCACGTGCTCCTCGGCAAGGTGCGCGCCGCGCAGCACCGCAGGGGCGAGGCGGCGAAGGCCCTCGAAGAGGCGATCCGCCTCGATCCGCAGGAACCCGAGCCCTGGCTCGTTCTCGCCCGACTCCACGCCGACTTCGGCGGCTGGCAGGAGGCGGAGGCGGTGGCCTCCCGCTATGGGCAGGTGCACCGCCGCAACGGCGCCCCCTGGCGGCTCCTCGCCACCACCGCCTGGGAACGGGACGAGCCGGAGCGGACCCGCCGCTACCTGGCGCAGGCCGTCACGGTGGACCCCGACGATGCCACGTCGCGGCTTCGTCTCGCCCTGCTCGAATCGCAGCGTGGCAACGAACGCCGGGCGGAAGCGCTCTACGCCGAGGTGCTCCGCCTCGACCCCAGCGATCCGCAGGCGCTCGCAGGTGCAGGCAGCCTCGCCCTCCGGCGGGGCGACGGCGTCGCCGCGCGGGCCTACTTCCAGCAACTCCTCGGCACCGCCCGCGATCCGGTGGGGGCGGCGCTGCAGGTCACCGCCGCCTGGCGCTCCGCCCACCGCCCGGATGAGGCGCTCTCCACCCTCGACCAGGCGCTCCGCGCCGACGTCGGCGCGTCGCGGCTCCACTTCGCCCGGGCGATGGTCCTCGCCTCCCTCGGCCGCCACCGCGAGGCGATCGAGGCCTTCGCCGCCGTGCCGGAGGAGGCGGGGCCGGTGCACGTGGTGGCCCTCGCCCGCAAGGCGGAGAGCCTCTCGCTCGAAGGCCACCACACCGAGGCCCGGGCCGCCCTCGAGCGGGCGCTGCTGCTGCTGCGCCCCGGCGCAGACGAGGCCGGGCGGGTCTATGCCGTGGTCCCCGGCATCTTCCGCCGCGCTGGCGCCGCCGCCCGGGGGCTCGCCCTGCTCGAGCCGCTCGCCGCGGAGCGCGAAGATCCGGCGTTGGTCGTCGCCGTCGCCGAGATCCTGCAGGATCTGGGGCGCGACGCGCAGGCGCAGGCGCTTCTCGCAGGCGCGCTGGCCCAGGCGCCCGGCGAGGAGGGACTGATCTTCGCCCTGGCCGCAGCACGGGAGCGGGCGGGGGACGTCGATGGCGCCGTGGGCCTCGTGCAGGCGCTTCTCCGTGGCGATCCCGACAACGCCTCGGCTCTCAACTTCGTCGGCTACGTCTGGGCCGACCAGGGGATCCACCTCGACGAGGCGCGGGCGCTGCTGCAACGGGCCCTCGAGCTCCGTCCCGACGAGCCCTACTTCCTCGATTCGCTCGGCTGGTGCGAGGTGCGCCTGGGCAACCTCGAGGCGGGGATCCGGCTGCTCGAGCGAGCGCGGGCGCTTGTGCCCCGGGAAGCGGTGGTGCTCCACCATCTCGCCGAGGCCTTCCACCTCGCGGGCCGCGACGCGGACGCCGACCGGCTGTGGGAGGAGGCGCTGCAGCTCCTCGCGCGGGATCCCGATCCCCGGGTCCTGGCCGAGATCGAAAAGGCGCGGCAGGCGGCCCGGCAGCGGGCGGCCCGGCGCTGA
- the xseB gene encoding exodeoxyribonuclease VII small subunit — MTKTPRVAGNGEGQTEEGLAYEQLVEQLDGVVRQLEAGELSLEESLRAFERGVQLAQAAERRLDAAEQRVEMLLQGDRVQPLPAAEAEPARQQPKPVVDDDDVPF; from the coding sequence GTGACGAAGACTCCCAGGGTGGCGGGCAACGGCGAGGGGCAGACCGAGGAAGGTCTCGCCTACGAGCAGCTGGTGGAGCAGCTCGATGGCGTGGTGCGCCAGCTCGAGGCGGGGGAGCTCAGTCTCGAGGAGTCGCTCCGGGCCTTCGAGCGCGGGGTGCAGCTGGCGCAGGCTGCGGAGCGGCGTCTGGACGCTGCGGAGCAGCGCGTGGAGATGCTGCTGCAAGGCGACCGGGTCCAGCCGCTTCCCGCAGCGGAGGCAGAGCCGGCGCGCCAGCAGCCGAAGCCCGTCGTCGACGACGACGACGTGCCCTTCTAG